In Rhizobium sp. ZPR4, a genomic segment contains:
- the pstA gene encoding phosphate ABC transporter permease PstA, with amino-acid sequence MSDIVSSSQLNMPRGLTPGTSVRRDIGIARRYAAERRFRAYGITAVIFGLIFLIILVSTVVRTGYTAFVQTSITLPIEFTEKVIDPTAKRTSDPKVLIAANYPVLVRDALVKALGIDPANRVLVREAMAMVSDGARVALRDRVVANPSIIGTTQSATFLASANIDSANKGQIDLTVDEKDRKVSDRQVAWMKQLSDSGALYKTFNSGLFVSGNSSRPEAAGLGVALIGSLYLMLTVLVLALPVGVAASIYLEEFAPKNRLTDLIEVNINNLAAVPSIVYGLLGLSVFINMMGLPRSASLVGGLVLSLMTLPMIIIATRSALRAVPPSIRSAALGLGASRMQMVFHHVLPLAMPGILTGTILGLAHALGETAPLLLIGMVAFVANYPASPLDPSTALPVQIYMWASEAERAFVERTSGAIIVLLFFLVAMNIGAILLRRRFERRW; translated from the coding sequence ATGAGCGACATCGTATCCTCCTCTCAGCTCAACATGCCGCGCGGACTGACGCCGGGTACGTCTGTGCGCCGCGATATCGGCATCGCCAGGCGCTATGCTGCCGAACGCCGCTTTCGCGCCTATGGGATAACGGCCGTCATCTTTGGCCTTATCTTCCTCATCATCCTGGTCTCGACCGTGGTCCGCACGGGCTATACCGCCTTCGTTCAGACCTCGATCACCCTGCCGATCGAATTCACCGAGAAGGTGATCGACCCGACTGCCAAACGCACCAGCGATCCGAAGGTACTGATCGCTGCCAACTATCCGGTGCTGGTGCGCGACGCCCTGGTGAAGGCGCTTGGCATCGATCCGGCCAATCGTGTGCTCGTTCGTGAAGCGATGGCGATGGTGTCGGATGGCGCGAGGGTCGCATTGCGTGACCGGGTCGTTGCCAATCCTTCGATCATCGGGACGACCCAGAGCGCCACTTTCCTTGCCAGCGCCAACATCGATTCCGCCAACAAGGGCCAGATCGATCTTACGGTCGACGAGAAGGATCGCAAGGTATCCGATCGGCAGGTCGCCTGGATGAAACAGCTCAGCGATAGCGGCGCACTGTACAAGACTTTCAACAGCGGACTCTTCGTATCGGGCAATTCGAGCCGGCCGGAGGCCGCCGGTCTCGGTGTGGCGTTGATCGGCTCGCTCTATCTGATGCTGACCGTTCTCGTGCTCGCCTTGCCGGTCGGCGTTGCGGCGTCGATCTATCTGGAGGAGTTTGCGCCGAAGAACCGGCTGACGGATCTGATCGAGGTCAACATCAACAATCTCGCGGCCGTGCCCTCGATCGTCTACGGCCTGTTGGGCCTCTCGGTCTTCATCAACATGATGGGTCTGCCGCGTTCGGCCTCGCTGGTCGGCGGGCTCGTGCTGAGCCTGATGACGCTGCCGATGATTATCATCGCCACGCGCTCGGCATTGCGTGCTGTGCCGCCATCGATCCGCAGCGCGGCACTCGGGCTGGGTGCGTCACGCATGCAGATGGTCTTCCATCACGTCCTGCCGCTCGCCATGCCGGGCATCCTGACGGGCACGATCCTCGGGCTTGCCCATGCGCTCGGTGAAACGGCGCCGCTGCTTTTGATCGGCATGGTCGCCTTTGTCGCCAACTATCCGGCATCGCCTCTCGATCCTTCGACGGCGTTGCCGGTGCAGATCTACATGTGGGCGAGCGAAGCCGAGCGTGCCTTCGTCGAAAGAACGTCCGGGGCCATCATCGTCCTGCTCTTCTTCCTCGTCGCAATGAACATCGGCGCGATCCTGCTGCGCCGCCGCTTCGAGCGGCGCTGGTAA
- a CDS encoding nitronate monooxygenase family protein — protein sequence MALPSILTERLRLPVVASPLFIISHPALTLAQCKAGVVGSFPALNARPESQLDEWLAMITEDLAAHNAANPERLAAPFAVNQIVHTSNKRLEHDLMLCVKYKVPIVISSLGAVPEVNAAVHSYGGIVLHDIINNRHANSAIRKGADGLIAVAAGAGGHAGQLSPFALVQEIREWFDGPLLLAGAIATGGAVLAAQAAGADLAYIGSPFIATEEARAADAYKQAIVEGTAADIVYSNYFTGVLGNYLKPSIRAAGLDPDNLPEADPSKMDFEAATTGVKAWKDIWGSGQGIGAIKSIQPVAALVDRLEAEYRHARARLAL from the coding sequence ATGGCCCTCCCCTCCATATTGACCGAGCGCCTGCGCCTGCCGGTCGTGGCTTCGCCTCTCTTCATCATCTCTCATCCCGCGTTGACGCTGGCACAGTGCAAGGCCGGCGTCGTCGGCTCGTTTCCGGCGCTGAACGCACGCCCGGAAAGCCAGCTCGACGAATGGCTTGCCATGATCACCGAGGATCTTGCCGCGCACAATGCCGCAAATCCGGAGCGTCTGGCAGCTCCATTTGCGGTCAATCAGATCGTCCATACGTCAAACAAGCGTCTGGAACACGACCTGATGCTTTGCGTGAAATACAAGGTGCCGATCGTCATTTCCTCGCTCGGCGCGGTGCCGGAAGTAAATGCCGCCGTGCATTCCTATGGCGGCATCGTGCTGCATGACATCATCAACAACCGCCATGCCAATTCGGCGATCCGCAAGGGAGCTGACGGGCTGATTGCCGTGGCGGCCGGCGCCGGCGGCCATGCCGGCCAGCTGTCGCCCTTTGCGCTGGTGCAGGAAATCCGCGAATGGTTCGACGGGCCGCTGCTGCTCGCCGGCGCCATCGCCACCGGCGGCGCCGTCCTGGCCGCCCAGGCGGCCGGCGCTGATCTTGCCTATATCGGCTCGCCCTTCATCGCGACCGAAGAAGCGCGCGCGGCCGACGCCTACAAGCAGGCGATCGTCGAGGGAACCGCCGCCGATATCGTCTATTCCAACTATTTCACCGGCGTCCTTGGGAATTACCTGAAGCCCTCGATCCGCGCCGCCGGCCTCGACCCGGACAACTTGCCCGAGGCCGATCCCTCGAAGATGGATTTCGAGGCCGCTACGACCGGCGTAAAGGCCTGGAAGGATATCTGGGGCTCCGGCCAGGGCATCGGCGCCATCAAATCCATCCAGCCCGTTGCCGCCCTCGTCGACCGTCTGGAAGCCGAATATAGGCATGCACGCGCCCGGCTGGCGCTTTGA
- the phoR gene encoding phosphate regulon sensor histidine kinase PhoR, translating into MAVRLRQESAILVLATLIAALALVEGINTGAVFWIWAIVMIVTLLRPPLVERVVVPPQDEPAPVDPQAVLHTAFAGLAALDMPVLIIDREASVLVQNMAVEKAFGAFPIGAHISSKLRSPGLLDMVRETITTNTPNQIEHSERLPSERVYVVRIAPIHLPEIDKEEDALFLLSFRDISELRHIDRMRSDFVANASHELRTPLASLRGFIETIQGPAKSDAKAQQRFLGIMLDQTTRMSRLVDDLLSLSRLELKSHIAPDQKVDLVPLLGHVRDSLLPLAGDLDVTINLHLPAGKVEVLGDRDELVQVFENLIENACKYGQEGKSVEVSLLSGAGQAVEVVISDKGPGIPAEHVPRLTERFYRVNVEDSRSKKGTGLGLAIVKHILTRHRARLIVKSEVGKGTDFTVRF; encoded by the coding sequence TTGGCAGTGCGGTTGCGGCAGGAGAGCGCCATCCTGGTTCTGGCGACGCTGATCGCTGCGCTCGCCCTCGTTGAAGGCATCAACACCGGCGCCGTATTCTGGATCTGGGCGATCGTCATGATCGTCACGCTGCTTCGCCCGCCGCTGGTCGAGAGGGTGGTGGTACCGCCGCAGGACGAGCCGGCTCCTGTTGATCCGCAGGCTGTGCTACACACCGCCTTTGCCGGGTTGGCGGCACTCGACATGCCGGTGCTGATCATCGATCGTGAAGCGTCGGTGCTGGTGCAGAACATGGCCGTCGAAAAAGCCTTCGGCGCCTTTCCGATCGGAGCACATATTTCCTCCAAGCTACGCTCGCCCGGCCTGCTCGACATGGTGCGCGAGACCATCACCACCAATACGCCGAACCAGATCGAGCATTCCGAGCGTCTGCCCTCGGAGCGGGTCTATGTCGTGCGCATCGCGCCGATCCATCTGCCTGAGATCGACAAGGAGGAGGATGCCCTCTTTCTGCTCTCCTTCCGCGATATATCCGAGCTGCGCCACATCGACCGCATGCGCTCCGATTTCGTCGCCAATGCCAGCCATGAGCTGCGCACGCCCTTGGCATCGCTGCGCGGCTTCATCGAGACGATTCAGGGGCCGGCCAAATCCGATGCCAAGGCGCAGCAGCGTTTCCTCGGTATCATGCTCGATCAGACAACCCGCATGAGCAGGCTGGTCGACGACCTCCTGTCGCTGTCGCGCCTGGAATTGAAGTCGCACATCGCACCGGATCAGAAGGTGGATCTTGTCCCCCTGCTTGGCCATGTGCGCGATTCCCTGCTGCCGCTTGCCGGTGATCTCGATGTGACCATCAATCTGCATTTGCCTGCGGGCAAGGTAGAAGTATTGGGCGATCGCGACGAACTGGTGCAGGTCTTCGAGAACCTGATCGAGAATGCCTGCAAATACGGCCAGGAAGGGAAGTCAGTCGAGGTTTCGCTGCTGAGTGGTGCCGGCCAGGCCGTCGAGGTCGTCATCTCGGACAAGGGGCCGGGGATACCCGCAGAACATGTGCCGCGCCTGACCGAGCGCTTCTATCGCGTTAACGTTGAGGACAGCCGGTCCAAGAAGGGAACCGGCCTCGGGCTTGCCATCGTCAAGCATATCCTGACCCGACACCGCGCCAGACTGATCGTCAAGTCGGAAGTTGGAAAGGGAACCGACTTTACGGTCCGCTTCTGA
- the pstB gene encoding phosphate ABC transporter ATP-binding protein PstB: MNMMTEAASEKALTKRMMTIPYKMIGQDVSVFYGDKRALFDVNLKIRANTVTALIGPSGCGKSTFLRCLNRMNDTIETCRVTGKITLDDQDVYDNSIDVVELRARVGMVFQKPNPFPKSIYENVAYGPRIHGLHRSKADLEHIVETSLQKAGLWGEVKDRLHDAGTSLSGGQQQRLCIARAVAVSPEVILMDEPCSALDPIATAKVEDLIHELRENFTIVIVTHSMQQAARVSQRTAMFHLGHLVEENDTDKMFTNPDDFRTQDYIMGRFG; encoded by the coding sequence ATGAACATGATGACGGAAGCCGCAAGCGAAAAAGCATTGACCAAGAGGATGATGACGATCCCCTACAAGATGATCGGCCAGGACGTTTCGGTCTTCTATGGCGATAAGCGCGCGCTCTTTGACGTCAATCTGAAGATCCGTGCAAATACGGTCACGGCTCTGATCGGCCCTTCCGGCTGCGGCAAGTCCACCTTCCTGCGCTGCCTCAACCGCATGAACGATACGATCGAGACCTGCCGCGTCACCGGCAAGATCACGCTCGACGATCAGGATGTCTATGACAACAGCATCGATGTCGTGGAATTGCGCGCGCGCGTCGGTATGGTTTTTCAGAAGCCGAACCCGTTCCCGAAGTCGATCTACGAAAACGTTGCCTATGGCCCGCGTATTCACGGCCTGCATCGCTCGAAAGCCGATCTGGAGCATATCGTCGAAACCAGCCTGCAGAAGGCCGGTCTCTGGGGCGAAGTGAAGGATCGGCTTCACGACGCCGGCACCAGCCTTTCGGGCGGTCAGCAGCAGCGCCTCTGCATCGCGCGCGCTGTCGCGGTTAGCCCGGAAGTTATCCTGATGGACGAGCCGTGCTCGGCGCTCGATCCGATTGCAACAGCCAAGGTCGAAGACCTTATCCACGAGCTGCGGGAAAATTTCACCATCGTCATCGTGACGCATTCCATGCAGCAGGCAGCCCGCGTCTCGCAGCGCACCGCAATGTTCCACCTCGGCCATCTGGTCGAGGAGAACGACACCGATAAGATGTTCACCAATCCCGACGATTTCCGCACGCAGGATTACATCATGGGCCGTTTTGGTTGA
- a CDS encoding substrate-binding domain-containing protein translates to MNALKISILALVASAALAGTAAARDQIQIAGSSTVFPYAKIVAETFGETFTNFKTPVVESGGSGAGLKEFCKGVGTDSIDIANSSRPIKDSEVEACKAAGVADIQQVKIGYDGIVFAFDKSNPDIKFEPVDLYKALAAEVVVDGKLIANPYKKWSEINPLLPDFEIAAYIPGEKHGTREVFEEKVLAAGCKASGAADVIKAAVSDAGQQAKKCIAVRKDGVAVDIDGDYPETLARINANKHGIGVFGLYFFQNNADKLKVATVSGIVPSGQTIADGTYPVSRPLFFYVKKAHLGVIPGLKEYVDFFTSDQMIGPDSPLAEYGLVPAPDAERDQIRKDFSGGKIM, encoded by the coding sequence ATGAATGCTTTGAAAATATCCATTCTTGCGCTGGTTGCATCGGCTGCCCTTGCGGGAACTGCAGCCGCCCGCGATCAAATTCAGATTGCCGGCTCATCGACCGTATTTCCATATGCCAAGATCGTTGCCGAAACTTTCGGCGAGACCTTCACCAACTTCAAGACCCCTGTGGTCGAGTCCGGCGGCTCCGGAGCCGGCCTGAAGGAATTCTGCAAGGGCGTCGGAACGGATTCCATCGATATCGCCAATTCGTCGCGCCCGATCAAGGACAGTGAAGTCGAAGCCTGCAAGGCCGCCGGCGTTGCTGACATCCAGCAGGTCAAGATCGGCTATGACGGCATCGTCTTTGCCTTCGACAAGAGTAATCCCGACATCAAGTTCGAGCCGGTCGATCTCTACAAGGCGCTTGCCGCCGAAGTGGTCGTCGATGGCAAGCTGATTGCCAATCCTTACAAGAAGTGGTCCGAGATCAATCCGTTGCTGCCGGATTTTGAAATCGCCGCCTATATTCCGGGCGAGAAGCACGGCACGCGCGAAGTCTTCGAAGAGAAGGTGCTCGCCGCCGGCTGCAAGGCTTCCGGCGCCGCTGATGTCATCAAGGCCGCGGTTTCCGATGCTGGCCAGCAGGCCAAGAAATGCATAGCCGTGCGTAAGGATGGTGTCGCGGTCGATATCGACGGCGACTATCCCGAAACGCTGGCCCGCATCAATGCCAACAAGCATGGCATCGGTGTTTTCGGCCTGTATTTCTTCCAGAACAACGCCGACAAGCTGAAGGTCGCCACTGTCAGCGGCATCGTGCCTTCGGGCCAGACGATCGCCGATGGCACCTATCCAGTGTCGCGGCCGTTGTTCTTCTACGTCAAGAAGGCCCATCTGGGTGTCATCCCTGGGCTCAAGGAATATGTCGATTTCTTCACGAGCGATCAGATGATCGGACCGGACAGCCCGCTGGCGGAATATGGCCTCGTGCCGGCGCCGGATGCAGAACGCGACCAGATCCGCAAGGATTTCTCGGGCGGGAAGATCATGTGA
- a CDS encoding PriCT-2 domain-containing protein: MDTNEATRFLKYLTHKNIHDKYVSDQDHLFQLYPEKGRDGLVPRKAQLGRLASSLKDFEKAQEDGYAIGVTVNFVTGNNRVNENVLYYRAVWHDDDGKGFNGDDLPEPTLVIETSPNRFHRYWFIDRSKGEMTTDEWTGIMGVMACVHGSDKGHPCQALRLPGSYHQKGERHRVEIVGGTENLYSVSELLEAFGTMADYGLDEVDGVRAAPIPVDWEQDRERIAKALKSLSSDSRDKWFAYGGAIHDACGGAIEGFRIWDDWSRTSEKYDPATQVEYWNKEFPKRGNASNKTGLGTIFRDAIEAGANPDNVFLLPHEEQQPEYDYIDFSTAKLDDDEFPKAVINEVRKTFDGFGHKPSEAHYGGLEDIAKTFHRMAGGALAPNFFLSALPCGMGKTTVVTECTKQLLDWPTYKNAGVIYFLSRIVEINTLVERMGLSKNDFAVLVSEGRQGDVKNHGNPEPTKARILFTTHEQLKRRLEGGQQFEEIDKLFYRGHPRTVRIWDETITPSMALTLERRKVGRLLDALASNGFGSLADELEEWALSIKGKKTGDKVEVPDVNSVVTDLQNFRDMFGDDDRDIAEALWRLSGHQARVRTENLPKEANGVITLDYEDNLPKDLTPMLILDASGELRKTYAFWEKYRKDLGGSLKFLRSPPKTYHGLTIHHWNKGAGKAASNDWKKAPEIAAGVITAINTCVPVGEEVLVIHHKPKKVKGRAGPDMENLVKPDNGLNPNAKVRFLTYGNHTATNEFAHVKHVVLAGILQYNEAQYEAYGRGAKKIQTDDEFSDNDLQSVRVGEIAHNIFQAACRGQVRKAENGDCPEGCHLWIIFPNDRKKGFSQNHLARVFPRAEIVNWEPFGKQLTGKAKEVLEHVQGVFAGNPNAELKVSDVRDWVEMQKPNFSRLINGEDMKTSLQAEGIELVAGSGRTGSYFRKVSAKSLPWETGTQEGAGL, from the coding sequence ATGGATACGAACGAAGCAACTAGATTTCTGAAATACCTGACGCATAAAAATATACACGATAAATATGTTTCGGACCAAGACCATTTGTTTCAGCTATACCCTGAGAAGGGGCGAGATGGATTGGTCCCAAGGAAGGCACAGCTAGGACGATTGGCGTCGTCCCTCAAAGATTTCGAAAAGGCTCAAGAAGACGGTTATGCAATTGGTGTCACTGTCAATTTCGTTACGGGCAACAATCGGGTAAATGAAAACGTCCTGTATTACCGTGCTGTCTGGCATGACGATGACGGCAAGGGCTTCAATGGAGACGACCTACCGGAACCAACTCTTGTTATCGAGACCAGTCCTAATCGATTCCATCGTTATTGGTTTATCGACCGAAGCAAGGGCGAGATGACGACAGACGAATGGACGGGCATTATGGGAGTCATGGCCTGTGTGCATGGTTCCGACAAGGGACACCCTTGCCAAGCTCTCCGGTTGCCCGGGTCCTATCATCAGAAGGGCGAACGTCATCGTGTCGAGATCGTTGGCGGGACTGAAAATCTGTATTCTGTATCTGAACTGCTGGAAGCCTTCGGGACGATGGCGGATTACGGTCTAGATGAGGTTGATGGTGTTCGAGCAGCGCCGATTCCTGTCGATTGGGAGCAGGACCGCGAGCGGATAGCAAAGGCCCTAAAGTCCTTGTCTTCCGATAGTCGGGATAAATGGTTTGCCTATGGCGGGGCGATACATGACGCCTGTGGTGGTGCCATCGAAGGATTTCGGATTTGGGATGATTGGTCCCGAACTTCCGAGAAATATGATCCGGCTACCCAGGTTGAATATTGGAACAAGGAATTTCCAAAGCGAGGGAATGCCTCCAACAAAACTGGTCTCGGGACGATTTTCCGGGATGCCATCGAAGCAGGTGCTAACCCGGATAATGTCTTTCTACTCCCCCATGAGGAGCAGCAACCCGAGTACGATTACATCGATTTCTCGACCGCAAAGCTTGATGATGACGAGTTTCCGAAAGCCGTCATAAACGAGGTACGAAAGACATTTGACGGGTTCGGCCATAAGCCTTCTGAGGCGCACTATGGCGGATTGGAGGATATTGCCAAGACGTTCCACAGGATGGCTGGCGGGGCTCTCGCGCCCAATTTTTTCCTAAGCGCACTGCCTTGCGGGATGGGAAAGACGACGGTCGTAACCGAATGTACCAAACAGCTTTTGGATTGGCCGACGTATAAGAACGCTGGCGTCATTTATTTTCTGTCGAGGATTGTGGAAATCAACACTCTTGTCGAGCGTATGGGACTATCGAAAAATGACTTCGCGGTTCTGGTCTCGGAAGGCCGACAGGGCGACGTCAAAAACCACGGCAACCCCGAGCCGACGAAAGCCAGAATCCTCTTTACGACACACGAGCAACTGAAGAGGCGGCTTGAAGGGGGACAACAGTTCGAAGAAATCGACAAGCTCTTTTACCGGGGTCATCCTCGCACGGTTCGTATCTGGGATGAGACGATCACCCCGAGCATGGCGCTCACTTTGGAGAGGCGTAAGGTAGGACGACTGCTGGACGCTTTAGCTTCTAATGGCTTCGGTTCGCTAGCCGATGAGTTGGAGGAATGGGCTCTCAGCATCAAGGGAAAGAAGACCGGCGATAAAGTTGAAGTCCCCGACGTCAACAGTGTTGTTACGGACCTTCAGAACTTCCGAGACATGTTCGGTGACGACGACAGAGACATTGCAGAAGCACTCTGGAGATTGTCTGGACATCAGGCACGAGTCCGAACGGAAAACCTCCCGAAAGAGGCGAACGGAGTGATTACGCTCGACTACGAGGATAATCTCCCTAAGGACCTGACCCCGATGCTAATCCTTGATGCAAGCGGGGAGCTTCGGAAGACATACGCCTTCTGGGAGAAGTACCGGAAGGACTTGGGCGGCTCGCTAAAATTCCTGCGTTCGCCCCCGAAAACATATCATGGACTGACGATCCATCATTGGAACAAAGGGGCTGGTAAGGCTGCGAGCAACGATTGGAAGAAAGCACCGGAGATTGCGGCAGGTGTCATCACAGCAATCAATACCTGCGTTCCGGTAGGCGAAGAGGTCCTTGTCATCCATCACAAGCCGAAGAAGGTCAAAGGTAGGGCAGGACCGGATATGGAAAATTTGGTCAAGCCGGATAACGGTTTGAACCCCAATGCTAAGGTCCGTTTCCTTACTTATGGGAACCATACGGCGACAAACGAATTCGCTCACGTCAAACACGTCGTCCTTGCTGGTATCCTCCAATACAATGAGGCTCAGTACGAGGCGTATGGACGAGGTGCGAAGAAAATCCAAACGGACGATGAATTTTCAGACAATGACCTGCAAAGTGTTCGTGTCGGAGAGATCGCCCATAATATCTTTCAGGCCGCTTGCCGTGGTCAGGTTAGGAAGGCGGAGAATGGTGATTGTCCAGAAGGGTGCCACCTTTGGATCATCTTCCCGAACGACAGAAAGAAAGGCTTCTCTCAGAACCATCTAGCGAGGGTCTTCCCTCGGGCTGAAATCGTCAATTGGGAGCCGTTCGGAAAGCAGCTTACCGGGAAAGCTAAAGAGGTACTTGAGCATGTACAGGGCGTATTTGCTGGCAACCCGAATGCCGAACTGAAGGTATCGGATGTCAGGGATTGGGTGGAGATGCAGAAGCCCAACTTTTCAAGGCTGATCAACGGAGAGGATATGAAAACCTCACTCCAAGCCGAAGGCATTGAGCTTGTAGCGGGGAGTGGTAGGACTGGGTCGTACTTCCGCAAAGTCTCAGCTAAATCCTTGCCGTGGGAGACCGGAACGCAAGAGGGTGCGGGGCTTTAA
- the pstC gene encoding phosphate ABC transporter permease subunit PstC, with the protein MSVSLLLLCLSVFGASAFVLGRVRAAALSGGRSSSMHSRLGYHGAYAAIWAVLPALALVCVWLIVSPIVIDRLVTKSFPEEVQSLPPAELNLSYGMVRSIAHGMRMLDSQELADVDNGKADLQLLLAQKGVPLAVRPTGYMIDAASKYNYMREVSRMVMSAAAIILSLLCAAYGLCAIAPRFRARNRVEQVILGALIVASSIAVLTTVGIAVSMLSEAARFFSMVPANEFFFGTVWDPRFTGAGSQTSGTFGLIPLLAGTIYIGFVAMLFAVPIGLFAAIYMAEYASARVRSIAKPMLEVLAGIPTIVYGFFALITVGPFLRDISAEIDGLMTGSYKSFIEAQSVLTAGFVMGVMLIPYVSSLSDDIIMAVPRSLRDGSLGLGATRSETVKRVLLPAALPGIVGALLMTASRAIGETMIVVLAAGVAARMQLDPFEPMTTVTVKIVNQLTGDLEFTSPQTLVAFALGITLFCLTLCLNVYALYIVRRYREQYE; encoded by the coding sequence ATGAGTGTATCGCTGCTGCTGCTCTGCTTGTCGGTCTTCGGCGCCTCCGCTTTCGTGCTGGGGCGGGTGAGGGCGGCTGCGCTGTCGGGCGGCAGGTCTTCGTCCATGCATTCCCGGCTTGGCTACCACGGAGCCTATGCTGCCATCTGGGCGGTGCTTCCGGCTCTGGCGCTCGTCTGTGTCTGGCTGATCGTCAGTCCCATCGTCATCGATCGCCTGGTGACCAAATCTTTTCCGGAGGAAGTTCAGTCTCTGCCGCCGGCCGAACTCAATCTCAGCTATGGCATGGTGCGCAGCATCGCCCACGGCATGCGCATGCTCGATAGCCAGGAGCTTGCCGATGTCGATAACGGCAAGGCCGATCTTCAGTTGCTGTTGGCGCAGAAGGGCGTCCCCCTCGCCGTTCGCCCCACCGGCTACATGATCGATGCCGCCAGCAAGTATAACTATATGCGCGAAGTGAGCCGGATGGTGATGTCGGCGGCGGCGATCATCCTGTCGCTGCTGTGCGCAGCCTATGGCTTGTGCGCCATCGCGCCGCGTTTTCGCGCCCGCAATCGTGTGGAACAGGTCATTCTCGGCGCCCTGATCGTCGCCTCCTCCATCGCGGTGCTGACGACGGTCGGCATCGCCGTTTCCATGCTTTCGGAAGCGGCGCGCTTCTTCAGCATGGTGCCGGCCAACGAATTCTTCTTCGGCACTGTCTGGGATCCGCGCTTCACCGGCGCCGGTTCGCAGACCTCGGGCACCTTCGGCCTGATCCCGTTGCTGGCCGGCACGATCTATATCGGCTTCGTCGCCATGCTGTTTGCCGTGCCCATCGGCCTTTTTGCAGCGATCTACATGGCCGAATATGCCTCGGCGCGCGTGCGCTCCATCGCCAAGCCGATGCTGGAGGTTCTGGCCGGCATTCCGACCATCGTCTACGGCTTCTTCGCGCTCATCACTGTCGGACCCTTCCTGCGCGATATTTCCGCCGAGATCGATGGCTTGATGACCGGGAGCTACAAAAGCTTCATCGAGGCGCAGAGCGTTTTGACAGCCGGCTTCGTCATGGGCGTGATGCTCATCCCTTACGTCTCGTCGCTGTCGGACGATATCATCATGGCCGTGCCGCGCTCGCTTCGCGACGGCTCGCTTGGCCTTGGCGCCACGCGTTCGGAAACGGTCAAGCGCGTTCTGCTGCCTGCAGCTCTTCCCGGCATCGTCGGCGCATTGCTCATGACAGCGTCGCGGGCGATCGGCGAAACCATGATCGTGGTGCTGGCAGCCGGCGTGGCCGCGCGCATGCAGCTCGATCCCTTCGAGCCGATGACGACGGTCACGGTGAAGATCGTCAATCAGCTGACCGGAGATCTGGAGTTCACTTCGCCGCAGACGCTCGTTGCCTTCGCGCTCGGCATCACGCTGTTCTGCCTGACGCTGTGCCTCAACGTCTATGCGCTCTACATCGTCCGTCGATACAGGGAGCAATACGAATGA
- the ppk2 gene encoding polyphosphate kinase 2, whose amino-acid sequence MGDKPESRAVELDIRGVKRIFDVDDPILPSWIDDEALTSGGYPYNKKLKEDEYLDELKALQIELIKVQFWLQATGKRVMALFEGRDAAGKGGSIAATSAHMNPRLARVVALTKPTDREAGQWYFQRYVAQFPTAGEFVLFDRSWYNRAGVEPVMGFCTPKQYEQFLKQAPQMEKLIVQDGIYFFKFYLDIGREMQLKRFHDRRHDPRAVWKLSSMDIAALPKWKDYSEKRDRMLKDTHTDHAPWTVIRANDKRRARLNLVRHILLTLDYDGKDKKAIGKIDEKILGMGSDILS is encoded by the coding sequence ATGGGAGACAAACCAGAAAGCCGCGCGGTGGAACTGGATATTCGTGGCGTCAAGCGCATATTCGATGTCGATGATCCCATCCTGCCGAGCTGGATCGATGACGAGGCGCTGACCTCGGGCGGCTATCCCTACAACAAGAAGCTCAAGGAAGACGAATATCTCGATGAGCTGAAAGCGCTGCAGATCGAGCTCATCAAGGTACAGTTCTGGCTGCAGGCGACCGGCAAACGGGTGATGGCGCTATTCGAAGGGCGCGACGCCGCCGGCAAGGGCGGCTCGATTGCCGCGACCTCTGCTCATATGAACCCTCGCCTGGCGCGCGTCGTGGCACTGACCAAGCCAACGGATCGCGAAGCCGGGCAATGGTATTTCCAGCGTTACGTCGCGCAATTTCCGACGGCGGGCGAATTCGTGCTCTTTGATCGCTCCTGGTACAACCGCGCCGGCGTCGAGCCGGTCATGGGCTTCTGCACGCCGAAGCAATACGAGCAGTTTTTGAAGCAGGCGCCGCAGATGGAAAAACTCATCGTTCAGGACGGCATCTACTTCTTCAAATTCTATCTCGATATCGGCCGGGAGATGCAGCTGAAGCGCTTCCACGACCGGCGCCACGATCCGCGGGCCGTCTGGAAGCTTTCCTCGATGGATATCGCCGCCCTGCCGAAATGGAAGGATTACAGCGAAAAGCGCGATCGCATGCTGAAGGACACGCATACCGATCACGCGCCCTGGACCGTCATCCGCGCCAACGACAAGCGGCGCGCGCGCCTGAACCTTGTCCGTCACATTCTGCTGACGCTCGACTATGACGGCAAGGACAAGAAGGCCATCGGCAAGATCGACGAGAAGATCCTTGGCATGGGCTCGGACATTCTCAGTTAA